Proteins encoded by one window of Candidatus Saccharimonadales bacterium:
- a CDS encoding ATP-dependent Clp protease proteolytic subunit has product MRNASILVPTVIEQTNLGERAYDIYSRLLKERIIFLGTEINEHTSNLIVAQMLFLAHEDPKKDIYLYINSPGGSVYDLFAIYDTMQYIKPNVQTINTGIAASAAAVLLAAGAKGKRFALPHSKIMIHQPTSGFRGTASDIEIGAQEILKLKNTTEQIMASHTGQKLKKVHDDMDRDYYMTAEEAKKYGLIDSVITNEVEREKKLKNRSNK; this is encoded by the coding sequence ATGAGAAACGCGTCGATCCTGGTTCCGACTGTTATCGAGCAAACCAATTTGGGCGAACGAGCCTATGACATTTATTCGCGCCTGTTAAAAGAACGGATCATTTTCCTCGGCACGGAAATAAACGAACATACCTCCAATCTAATCGTTGCCCAGATGTTGTTTTTGGCTCATGAAGATCCCAAAAAAGATATTTATCTGTACATCAATAGTCCGGGCGGCAGTGTCTATGACCTGTTTGCGATCTATGACACAATGCAATACATCAAGCCGAACGTGCAGACAATCAATACTGGCATAGCCGCCAGCGCGGCCGCCGTTCTGCTAGCGGCTGGCGCTAAAGGCAAACGGTTTGCTTTGCCGCACAGCAAGATCATGATTCATCAGCCGACGTCCGGATTTAGAGGTACGGCCAGCGATATCGAGATCGGCGCCCAGGAGATTCTAAAGCTTAAAAATACGACTGAACAGATTATGGCCAGCCACACCGGGCAAAAATTGAAAAAAGTCCACGACGACATGGATCGGGATTACTACATGACGGCCGAGGAGGCCAAGAAGTACGGCTTAATTGACTCGGTGATTACCAACGAGGTCGAGCGCGAAAAAAAATTGAAGAATAGGTCGAACAAATAG
- the tig gene encoding trigger factor yields the protein MKVEIKETSETGRLLHISGDEADLKKIKNHTLDNLKAKVKAPGFRPGKAPISVVEKQLTSEALQREVLEEAVNHLYSETVIDKQLRPLRNPKIELKKFVPFSVLEFTAEIEIIPPVGLGDYKKFRKQAQKAEVSSKEIDQVIENLRLRTAQKNEVKRSAKKDDEVWIDFDGKDAKGKAVAGASGKDYPLRLGSDTFIPGFEKNLIGLKVGQTKSFDVKFPVSYSHKPMAGKTVAFNVKVKTVKEVILPKADDNWAKQVGPVADLKSLRDDIKSQLLSQKLEQADNKLKDDLAKELVEKSQVIVPPALVEEQAKHIRQDFINNLVYRGLTLKEYLEQAGKTEADWAKDELNPQAERRVKIGLVLSAVADAEQLSVNDEEIDQRISLYKGQQQRPDAQVHYDTEDGRRDVASRILTEKTLNKLAEYASN from the coding sequence ATGAAGGTAGAGATAAAAGAGACGAGCGAGACCGGACGATTGCTGCACATTAGCGGCGATGAGGCTGATCTTAAAAAAATAAAAAACCATACACTTGATAATCTCAAGGCCAAAGTAAAGGCGCCCGGCTTCCGACCGGGCAAGGCCCCAATCAGTGTGGTCGAAAAACAACTGACGTCCGAGGCTCTGCAGCGCGAGGTGCTGGAAGAGGCAGTCAACCATTTATACTCCGAGACTGTTATTGATAAACAGCTCAGACCGCTGAGAAACCCCAAAATAGAACTGAAAAAATTTGTACCTTTTAGTGTTCTTGAATTTACAGCCGAGATAGAGATAATTCCGCCGGTTGGGCTAGGCGACTACAAGAAATTCCGAAAACAAGCCCAAAAAGCTGAAGTCAGCTCCAAGGAAATTGATCAGGTTATTGAGAACTTGAGACTAAGAACGGCGCAAAAGAACGAAGTTAAACGATCGGCCAAGAAAGACGACGAAGTATGGATCGATTTTGACGGCAAGGATGCCAAGGGCAAGGCCGTCGCTGGCGCGAGCGGCAAAGACTATCCGCTTAGGCTGGGATCCGATACTTTCATACCGGGTTTTGAGAAGAATTTAATTGGCTTAAAAGTCGGTCAAACCAAAAGCTTTGATGTTAAGTTTCCCGTTAGCTACAGCCACAAACCGATGGCCGGTAAAACCGTGGCGTTTAACGTCAAAGTCAAAACCGTTAAGGAAGTTATCCTGCCCAAGGCCGACGATAATTGGGCCAAACAGGTCGGCCCGGTGGCTGATCTTAAATCACTGCGGGACGATATTAAATCGCAGTTGCTGAGCCAAAAACTAGAACAAGCCGATAACAAGCTAAAAGACGACCTAGCCAAGGAATTGGTCGAAAAAAGCCAGGTGATCGTGCCGCCGGCCTTGGTGGAGGAACAGGCCAAACATATCCGTCAGGATTTTATCAATAATTTGGTTTACCGCGGATTGACGTTAAAAGAGTATCTCGAACAAGCCGGAAAAACCGAAGCTGACTGGGCCAAAGACGAACTTAATCCCCAGGCCGAGCGCCGGGTTAAAATCGGCTTGGTGTTGAGCGCTGTGGCTGACGCCGAGCAGCTGTCGGTCAATGATGAAGAAATTGATCAACGAATCAGCCTCTATAAAGGCCAGCAGCAGCGCCCGGATGCCCAAGTCCACTATGACACTGAAGACGGCCGGCGAGACGTAGCTAGCCGGATACTGACGGAAAAGACGCTGAATAAACTAGCAGAGTACGCTTCAAACTAG
- the hisS gene encoding histidine--tRNA ligase, protein MALAVQPYKGTRDFYPPDERIQKWMFNKWREIVEKYGYEEYNAPILELMELYRAKSGEEIAEQQTYNFTDRGGREVAIRPEMTPTVSRMVAGQRQELAYPLRWYSIPNLWRYERPQRGRSREHWQLNVDIFGVDKIDAELELIMIAADIMRSFGASDDMYQIRINSRKLMDLIFTDYLELDVVQANLMAKLFDRQDKMPEDAFYREAAGIFDNEQSNQKLRKLIEAKSLADLPESVVQSKAMRQVQLLFTLLKESNIKNARFDVSLMRGFDYYTDIVFEIYDSDETNNRSIFGGGRYDGMVGLFGVENLPTAGFGLGDVTLHDFLETHRLLPELNSETDVYLVVIGDVLRQANGVAGLLRNEGVNVAVDVTGRDVDKQIKAAVKKQIHFALFVGEQELAAEQFTLKDLESGTEDKHSIERIVSILKDEREK, encoded by the coding sequence ATGGCATTAGCAGTTCAACCGTATAAAGGCACCAGGGATTTTTATCCGCCGGATGAGCGCATCCAAAAGTGGATGTTCAATAAATGGCGGGAAATAGTCGAAAAATACGGCTACGAAGAGTATAACGCGCCGATTTTGGAGCTAATGGAGCTTTATCGAGCTAAAAGCGGCGAGGAGATCGCCGAACAACAAACGTATAACTTTACCGATCGAGGCGGCCGGGAGGTGGCAATCCGGCCGGAAATGACGCCAACGGTAAGCCGGATGGTAGCTGGCCAACGCCAAGAGCTGGCCTATCCACTCAGGTGGTATTCGATTCCTAATTTGTGGCGTTATGAACGGCCACAGCGCGGGCGTTCGCGGGAGCATTGGCAGCTAAATGTCGATATCTTTGGCGTCGATAAGATCGACGCCGAGCTCGAGCTGATTATGATTGCCGCCGACATAATGCGCTCATTCGGAGCCAGTGACGACATGTATCAAATCAGAATTAACAGTCGCAAGCTGATGGATCTAATTTTTACCGATTATCTGGAGCTGGACGTCGTTCAGGCCAATTTAATGGCCAAGCTGTTTGACCGCCAAGATAAAATGCCAGAGGACGCTTTTTATCGGGAGGCCGCCGGGATTTTTGACAATGAGCAATCCAATCAGAAGCTGCGCAAGTTGATTGAGGCCAAAAGCCTGGCTGATCTGCCCGAATCAGTGGTGCAATCTAAAGCCATGCGCCAGGTCCAATTGCTGTTTACGCTGCTCAAAGAAAGTAATATCAAAAACGCCCGGTTCGACGTCAGTTTAATGCGCGGATTTGATTATTATACCGATATCGTGTTTGAAATTTATGACAGCGACGAGACCAATAACCGCTCGATTTTTGGCGGCGGCCGTTACGACGGCATGGTGGGACTGTTTGGCGTGGAAAATCTACCGACGGCCGGTTTCGGCTTAGGCGACGTTACGCTGCACGACTTTTTAGAAACCCATAGGCTGCTGCCGGAGCTAAACAGCGAGACAGATGTTTATCTGGTAGTTATCGGCGATGTTTTGCGCCAAGCCAACGGTGTGGCTGGACTGTTAAGAAATGAAGGTGTCAACGTGGCAGTGGACGTCACCGGACGGGACGTGGACAAACAGATTAAGGCAGCCGTGAAAAAACAGATTCATTTTGCTTTGTTTGTGGGCGAGCAAGAACTGGCCGCAGAGCAGTTTACGCTGAAAGATTTAGAATCTGGCACGGAGGACAAACATTCGATTGAAAGAATAGTCAGCATCCTAAAAGACGAAAGAGAAAAGTAG
- a CDS encoding RsmD family RNA methyltransferase, giving the protein MRVISGALGGRTFYAPKGWRTHPMSEQLRGALFNILGDITGLSLLDAYAGSGAIGIEALSRGAKFVQFVDIDKTAHKIIEQNLELLDLKKRAKATLANVEFWGKRQADNKFDLIVADPPYTEVNLSTIEHLGAHLKPNGLMVLSHPGRESAPTVNGVVVVDNRSYGNAALAFYRLASR; this is encoded by the coding sequence GTGAGAGTCATCAGCGGAGCGCTAGGCGGCCGGACATTTTACGCGCCCAAGGGATGGCGTACCCACCCGATGTCAGAACAGTTACGAGGCGCGCTGTTTAACATATTGGGTGATATAACCGGCCTGAGCCTGCTGGATGCCTACGCTGGCAGCGGCGCAATCGGTATCGAGGCGCTCAGCCGGGGCGCAAAATTCGTCCAATTCGTCGATATTGACAAAACTGCGCATAAAATTATCGAGCAAAACCTAGAATTACTTGACCTCAAAAAACGGGCTAAAGCCACGCTCGCCAACGTCGAGTTCTGGGGCAAACGACAAGCGGATAATAAGTTCGATTTAATCGTGGCTGACCCGCCTTATACGGAGGTTAATTTATCCACAATCGAGCATCTGGGCGCTCATTTAAAACCAAATGGGCTTATGGTATTATCACATCCAGGTAGGGAGTCTGCGCCGACCGTTAATGGAGTTGTTGTGGTGGACAATAGAAGTTACGGAAACGCGGCGCTGGCTTTCTACCGCCTAGCTTCGCGTTAG
- the recG gene encoding ATP-dependent DNA helicase RecG produces the protein MKLTDSVETIKGVGDKVAALFKRMGVESVEDLIYHFPRRYDDYSHVVKINNIKPGPVTIKVEVKDVQQRYVRRGLHITEAVVKDPSGTLKITWFNQPYRAKALMPDKQYFISGDYQFNRDRYSIINPAAELVSSFPKNTARIVPIYPETKRLKSFQIRRAMQEVLPVIARLQDNLPAFIVKDFGLLPLNQALKQLHFPDDPTNLTAARDRLGFAELFELTLAGQLNKLAIAAQSGQTIKFDEALAKRFVASLAYKLTDAQRKAAWQLLQDLNNKRPMNRLLEGDVGSGKTIVAAMAILMAANNGYQVAYMAPTEILAHQQHETLGSMLSPFGVKTDIFTGSLNEKRKMKTAKSIESGEPDLIVGTHALIQKHPKFKNLSLVIIDEQHRFGVNQREKLLGKATKVPHVLTMTATPIPRSLALTIYGELDISIIDELPPGRQPIITEVIPPESRPSVYSKIDQQIAAGRQAYVICPLVDDSDVLGVKSVNEEFRRLNSGLFKHRRIGLMHGRLKSDDKNRIMTDFSTGLYDILVSTTVVEVGVDVPNAAVMLIEGAERFGLAQLHQLRGRVGRGEYQSYCFAIPSTNQQLSRRLRAFAQMRDGFKLAEMDLKLRGPGEVYGLAQHGVLDLRMAKLSDAKLLARVRQAADDTLLRSPDLLQYPRLKKRVNDLRKITNLN, from the coding sequence GTGAAACTGACGGACTCGGTAGAGACTATCAAAGGAGTGGGGGATAAAGTAGCCGCGCTCTTTAAGCGCATGGGTGTTGAGTCGGTCGAGGATTTGATTTATCACTTCCCCCGTCGTTACGACGATTATTCACATGTTGTAAAAATTAATAACATCAAACCCGGCCCAGTTACTATCAAGGTCGAAGTTAAAGATGTTCAGCAGCGGTATGTCCGCCGCGGGTTGCATATCACCGAAGCCGTAGTTAAAGACCCGAGCGGAACGCTCAAAATTACTTGGTTTAACCAGCCTTACCGGGCCAAGGCCCTTATGCCCGATAAACAATACTTTATATCCGGTGATTACCAGTTCAATAGGGACCGCTATTCGATTATCAATCCGGCAGCCGAGTTGGTTAGCTCGTTTCCTAAAAATACCGCGCGTATAGTGCCGATTTATCCAGAGACTAAGCGCCTTAAGTCCTTCCAAATCCGCCGGGCAATGCAGGAAGTCTTGCCGGTAATAGCTAGACTGCAAGATAACTTACCGGCATTTATCGTTAAAGACTTTGGGCTACTTCCTTTGAACCAGGCTCTTAAGCAGCTGCACTTTCCGGACGACCCGACCAATTTGACGGCGGCCAGGGATCGGTTGGGGTTTGCGGAGCTATTTGAGCTGACATTGGCTGGCCAATTAAATAAACTGGCTATAGCTGCTCAGTCTGGCCAGACTATTAAGTTCGACGAGGCTTTAGCTAAAAGATTCGTCGCTAGCTTGGCCTATAAATTGACCGACGCCCAGCGTAAAGCTGCCTGGCAACTGCTGCAAGATTTGAATAATAAGCGGCCGATGAACCGGCTGCTGGAAGGCGATGTCGGCTCTGGCAAAACCATCGTTGCGGCCATGGCCATTCTGATGGCGGCAAACAATGGCTATCAGGTGGCGTACATGGCACCAACCGAAATCCTGGCTCACCAGCAGCATGAAACACTTGGCAGCATGCTGAGTCCGTTCGGTGTTAAAACGGATATTTTTACAGGTTCATTAAATGAAAAGCGAAAAATGAAAACTGCTAAATCGATTGAGTCGGGTGAACCAGACTTAATCGTAGGAACGCACGCGCTTATTCAAAAGCATCCAAAGTTTAAAAACTTGAGTCTGGTAATTATTGATGAGCAACATCGATTTGGCGTTAACCAGCGGGAAAAGCTGCTCGGCAAGGCCACTAAAGTGCCACACGTGTTGACGATGACGGCCACGCCCATTCCACGCAGTCTGGCGCTGACAATTTACGGTGAGCTTGATATCTCAATTATTGACGAATTACCGCCCGGCCGACAGCCGATTATCACTGAGGTAATTCCCCCTGAGAGCCGCCCGAGCGTTTATAGCAAAATTGACCAGCAAATTGCCGCTGGACGTCAAGCCTATGTTATTTGTCCGCTGGTTGATGACTCGGATGTACTAGGAGTTAAAAGCGTGAATGAAGAGTTCAGACGCTTAAACTCAGGTTTATTTAAACACCGCCGAATCGGGCTAATGCATGGTCGGCTAAAAAGCGATGACAAAAACCGCATAATGACTGATTTCTCAACCGGCCTATATGACATTTTAGTTTCGACTACCGTAGTTGAGGTAGGCGTGGATGTCCCTAACGCCGCAGTGATGTTGATCGAGGGCGCTGAACGTTTTGGGCTGGCTCAGCTACACCAGCTTAGGGGACGGGTCGGTCGCGGAGAGTATCAGTCGTATTGCTTTGCGATTCCCTCAACCAACCAGCAACTTAGCCGGCGGCTTCGAGCTTTTGCCCAGATGAGAGACGGCTTTAAACTGGCCGAAATGGATTTAAAATTAAGAGGCCCCGGCGAGGTCTATGGTCTGGCTCAACACGGTGTGCTCGATCTGAGGATGGCCAAGCTAAGCGATGCCAAATTGCTGGCGAGAGTCAGACAGGCGGCCGACGACACGCTTCTGCGCTCGCCCGACCTGCTACAATACCCCCGACTGAAAAAACGCGTAAACGACTTGAGAAAGATAACAAATTTAAACTAA
- the tyrS gene encoding tyrosine--tRNA ligase — protein MEDIFMRRVAKVLPDAKPLKDLMSGKKIRVYLGIDPTGGQLHIGHAIGIKKLVEFAEAGHEAILLFGTGTVLVGDPSQRDSARKTVSQEEIETNIQTWKDQVAPIVDFDKVTIKQNGDWITQLSLKDLVEIASNISSVQLFKRDAFKRRIKRGDTVWFHETMYPLLQGYDSVVLDVDLEIGGTDQEFNMLIGRELQRKMKNREKFVLTTPMINGTDGQPMSKTSGNCVWLDDLAPDMYGKLMSVSDEQIIPYLELCTDVPLVEVADLKQQIEAGANPKEAKMRMAREITTIWHDNAAAQTAQEQWTAQFSGGELPEDIPSLELGVGSWELAELLVKTKLASSKSDAKRLIEQGGVRLNQNKLDTDSVDIKSGDILQAGKRRFVRVK, from the coding sequence ATGGAAGACATTTTTATGCGCCGGGTGGCCAAAGTCTTGCCCGACGCCAAGCCACTAAAAGACTTAATGTCAGGGAAAAAAATCCGAGTCTATTTAGGTATCGATCCAACCGGCGGCCAGCTTCACATTGGACACGCTATTGGCATTAAGAAGTTAGTGGAATTTGCCGAGGCCGGCCACGAAGCCATCCTATTGTTTGGCACCGGTACAGTGTTAGTTGGCGACCCCTCGCAGCGCGATAGCGCCAGAAAGACCGTAAGCCAAGAGGAAATCGAGACTAATATCCAAACCTGGAAAGATCAGGTTGCGCCGATAGTTGATTTTGACAAAGTCACGATTAAACAAAATGGCGATTGGATTACCCAACTCAGCTTAAAAGATTTAGTTGAGATTGCTTCCAACATTTCTTCGGTTCAACTATTTAAGCGTGACGCATTTAAGCGCCGGATAAAGCGTGGTGACACCGTTTGGTTCCACGAAACGATGTACCCACTGTTGCAGGGTTATGATTCAGTCGTGCTCGATGTCGATTTAGAAATCGGCGGCACCGACCAAGAGTTCAATATGTTAATCGGCCGCGAGTTGCAACGAAAGATGAAAAATCGAGAGAAGTTCGTGCTGACAACGCCAATGATCAACGGCACCGACGGCCAGCCAATGAGTAAAACCAGTGGCAATTGCGTTTGGCTTGACGACTTAGCGCCGGACATGTATGGCAAGTTGATGTCGGTTAGCGATGAACAGATAATTCCGTATCTGGAGCTGTGCACGGACGTACCCTTAGTAGAAGTAGCGGACTTGAAGCAACAGATTGAGGCCGGCGCCAATCCTAAAGAGGCAAAGATGCGCATGGCTCGGGAAATTACAACTATCTGGCACGACAATGCAGCGGCTCAGACCGCTCAGGAACAGTGGACGGCCCAGTTTTCTGGCGGTGAGCTGCCGGAGGATATACCAAGTCTGGAGTTAGGGGTTGGGAGCTGGGAGTTGGCGGAATTGTTGGTAAAAACTAAGTTGGCCTCGAGTAAATCAGACGCCAAGCGGCTGATCGAACAAGGCGGCGTACGGCTAAATCAGAATAAGCTAGACACCGATTCTGTTGATATCAAATCAGGCGATATCCTTCAGGCCGGCAAACGCCGGTTCGTGAGGGTCAAGTAG
- a CDS encoding transglycosylase domain-containing protein: MSAYRGFDLESAKRWLNEHSKRAVSKAKATKVGLSRLVGNGRKIKAKDTTANLKQYANLTKRGRAKRLGLTKSESRRRKRAEYLASLPKHPLKRWAYRLHPKRFFKYWFSRTGGIMALKVAGIGFTVAAVGVISLFAYFRKDLPDPRNITFEQAARVYDRTGKTLLYTYGSDSQVRVLVEFDQISNYAKWATIAIEDKDFYHHGGFSVTGVTRAALNNILSPSDETQGGSTITQQFIKNALVGSDRTLTRKVKELILAIELERLYSKDEILSFYLNQIPYGALEYGVEAAANGFFNKSAKNLTIDEAALIAALPQAPSFYSPYGQNTDDLIGRAHYVIDQMVNQGYITSQEGDEAKGEDTLKKVVPLSKRSAYRNIKAPHFVLKVIDDLVREYGQGTVTKGGLRIVTTIDLKAQKLAEDAIKHRYNQGGAMGDNAALVAEDTKSGQVIAYVGSRDFNYKNYGVYDAATPEIGRQPGSSFKPYAYAEMFKNPRWSPGSIIWDSATNFNGYAPHDFDFRFPGPMRVREAIGRSRNIPAVKALYIAGVDNVIKEAQAMGLKSLCDTCDYGLSLVLGAGEVKVSEHVHGFGTFGRGGVYKPQTYVLKIENGQGEILKEWKDDEGEQVIDPQIAYLITSILTDDQARAGTFGLGSNLVVPGYTVGAKTGTTDLSVDGWMMGYSQHVTAGVWVGNHDSKPMYTFVEPMVGPIWNEFMRNYHKGKKDVPFERPEGIKNVKIDRATGRNAGPNSKNVINDIAASWFEGVPASDNEKVTIDTVSNKLATDCTPELAKKVVSNTGAAPELPADDPMFAAWAKGAGYSANTTKIKDKDDVHDCDDSPPNITSFSVVSSDFSVDYTAGTHPLNDGKVNFYVNGELVKTCTIPASGCSTNSAQYTYNKSFSGTVRVEVVDKLLYSDEATENTSFQGITINIDSMNSCGGGDCDVDLSWNAIGGTVNYRLCGFPGGCKNLGPVASFSDEVDHGDYTVTVEARSAGNQLLATGSRDIEVDN, from the coding sequence ATGAGCGCCTATCGGGGGTTTGATTTGGAATCGGCCAAAAGATGGCTGAACGAACATTCCAAACGTGCCGTCAGCAAAGCTAAAGCCACTAAGGTTGGCTTAAGCCGGTTAGTCGGCAACGGCCGCAAAATCAAAGCCAAAGACACCACTGCCAACCTTAAGCAATACGCTAATCTGACCAAACGCGGCCGGGCTAAACGACTCGGGTTGACCAAGTCAGAGTCGCGCCGGCGCAAGCGGGCCGAATACTTAGCTAGTCTGCCGAAGCATCCGCTCAAGCGTTGGGCCTACCGTTTACACCCCAAGCGTTTCTTTAAGTATTGGTTTAGCCGGACGGGCGGTATCATGGCGCTTAAAGTCGCCGGTATTGGCTTTACCGTAGCGGCGGTGGGCGTTATTTCCCTTTTTGCCTACTTCCGAAAAGACTTGCCAGATCCGCGCAACATCACCTTTGAACAGGCCGCCAGAGTGTACGATCGAACCGGCAAGACGCTGCTCTATACCTATGGTTCCGACAGCCAAGTCCGAGTACTAGTTGAGTTTGATCAGATTTCCAATTATGCCAAGTGGGCAACCATTGCGATTGAAGACAAGGACTTCTATCACCACGGCGGTTTTTCTGTTACCGGCGTGACCAGAGCCGCTCTTAACAATATCCTTAGCCCGTCAGATGAGACCCAGGGAGGTTCTACCATCACCCAACAATTTATCAAGAATGCGCTGGTCGGTAGCGATCGGACCCTGACCCGCAAAGTTAAGGAGTTGATTCTCGCGATCGAGCTCGAGCGGTTGTACAGCAAAGATGAAATCCTTAGCTTCTATCTCAATCAAATTCCTTACGGCGCGCTGGAATATGGCGTCGAGGCGGCCGCAAATGGCTTCTTTAATAAGTCCGCTAAAAATCTAACTATTGATGAGGCGGCCTTAATTGCCGCACTGCCTCAGGCGCCATCCTTTTACTCGCCGTACGGTCAAAACACCGATGACCTTATCGGCCGAGCCCACTATGTAATCGACCAAATGGTCAACCAGGGCTACATCACGTCGCAAGAGGGCGACGAGGCCAAAGGTGAAGACACTTTAAAGAAGGTCGTACCACTGAGCAAGCGGAGCGCCTACCGCAACATTAAAGCGCCGCACTTCGTACTAAAAGTGATTGACGATCTGGTCAGGGAGTACGGCCAGGGAACGGTCACCAAGGGCGGTCTAAGAATAGTTACGACTATCGATTTAAAGGCCCAGAAACTGGCCGAAGACGCTATTAAGCACCGCTATAACCAGGGTGGCGCTATGGGTGACAACGCCGCGCTGGTAGCTGAGGATACTAAATCCGGCCAAGTCATAGCCTATGTCGGCAGTCGGGACTTTAATTATAAAAACTACGGTGTCTATGACGCCGCCACGCCAGAGATCGGCCGGCAGCCGGGCTCTAGCTTTAAGCCTTACGCCTACGCCGAGATGTTTAAAAACCCCCGTTGGAGTCCGGGCAGTATCATCTGGGACAGCGCGACCAACTTTAATGGTTACGCGCCGCACGATTTTGACTTTCGATTCCCTGGCCCGATGCGGGTAAGAGAAGCTATCGGCCGCTCACGCAACATTCCGGCCGTCAAAGCCCTCTATATCGCTGGCGTGGACAATGTTATTAAGGAAGCTCAGGCCATGGGGCTCAAATCGCTGTGCGATACCTGCGACTACGGCTTGTCGTTGGTGCTAGGCGCTGGCGAGGTCAAGGTTTCTGAGCACGTTCACGGCTTTGGCACATTTGGCCGGGGCGGCGTTTATAAACCACAGACTTACGTACTCAAGATCGAGAACGGCCAAGGCGAGATCCTCAAAGAATGGAAAGACGATGAAGGAGAGCAGGTCATCGATCCGCAAATCGCCTATCTTATAACCAGCATCTTAACCGACGACCAGGCCCGGGCTGGAACATTCGGTCTCGGTAGCAACCTAGTTGTTCCGGGTTACACCGTCGGCGCCAAGACCGGCACGACCGATTTATCAGTCGATGGCTGGATGATGGGTTACAGCCAACATGTCACGGCCGGCGTATGGGTCGGCAACCACGATTCCAAACCGATGTACACCTTCGTCGAGCCGATGGTCGGCCCGATTTGGAATGAATTCATGCGTAATTACCACAAGGGTAAAAAGGACGTTCCCTTTGAGCGGCCGGAAGGTATAAAAAATGTCAAAATCGACCGCGCCACCGGCCGCAATGCAGGGCCCAACAGTAAAAATGTGATTAATGACATCGCCGCATCATGGTTTGAGGGTGTGCCGGCTTCGGACAACGAAAAAGTTACAATCGACACAGTTTCCAACAAGCTAGCCACCGATTGCACGCCGGAACTGGCTAAGAAAGTTGTGTCCAATACCGGCGCCGCGCCGGAGTTGCCGGCCGATGACCCGATGTTCGCCGCTTGGGCCAAAGGCGCTGGTTACAGCGCTAACACCACCAAGATCAAAGACAAAGACGACGTTCATGACTGTGACGACAGCCCGCCCAACATCACCAGTTTCAGCGTGGTATCGAGTGACTTTTCGGTCGACTATACGGCCGGAACCCACCCACTAAACGACGGCAAGGTCAATTTCTACGTCAACGGAGAGCTAGTTAAAACCTGCACCATCCCCGCAAGCGGCTGCTCGACCAACTCGGCCCAATACACCTATAATAAGAGCTTTTCTGGCACCGTTCGGGTAGAGGTAGTAGACAAGCTTTTATACTCCGACGAGGCTACCGAAAACACCAGTTTCCAAGGCATAACAATTAACATCGACTCTATGAACAGCTGCGGTGGCGGTGATTGTGACGTCGATTTGAGCTGGAACGCGATTGGCGGTACGGTCAATTACCGGTTGTGTGGCTTCCCTGGGGGTTGCAAAAACCTCGGCCCGGTTGCTTCATTTAGCGATGAGGTCGACCACGGCGACTATACCGTCACGGTTGAGGCTAGGAGCGCTGGTAATCAGCTACTGGCTACCGGCTCACGCGATATTGAAGTCGACAACTAA